One Rhododendron vialii isolate Sample 1 chromosome 2a, ASM3025357v1 genomic region harbors:
- the LOC131316520 gene encoding uncharacterized protein LOC131316520, which translates to MEILQQWCKMRFSFRNATLIVCFFNLVIVLLLLQGFLSASSTGKLAANQPNSVQLKYVKESEELRRAMEPFELIRRVREIQQEVYVKPEAVEQKETKQATAVDLISRLNNFRSSTDSGSMKALEEWRKRKMERARQRELGKNGTATSQT; encoded by the exons ATGGAAATACTGCAGCAATGGTGCAAGATGAGATTCTCCTTCAGAAACGCGACCCTAATCGTGTGCTTCTTCAATCTGGTCATCGTTCTTCTCTTGCTTCAGGGCTTCCTCTCTGCTTCTTCCACAGGCAAATTGGCCGCCAATCAACCCAATTCAG TTCAACTCAAATACGTCAAAGAGTCTGAAGAGCTACGTCGAGCCATGGAACCTTTCGAACTCATAAGAAGA GTGAGGGAAATTCAGCAGGAAGTGTACGTAAAACCAGAGGCAGTTGAACAGAAAGAGACAAAGCAGGCTACTGCAGTTGACCTGATATCGAGGTTGAATAATTTTCGTTCTTCTACAGATAGTGGCAGCATGAAAG CTCTAGAAGAATGGCGTAAAAGAAAGATGGAACGAGCAAGACAGCGCGAACTTGGGAAAAACGGAACAGCTACCTCACAAACATGA